Proteins found in one Cardiocondyla obscurior isolate alpha-2009 linkage group LG03, Cobs3.1, whole genome shotgun sequence genomic segment:
- the Kcnq gene encoding potassium voltage-gated channel subfamily KQT member 1 isoform X4, producing MLHAVMLGSGPGRGRREWYPGFYLQRRRLGCRMNRGEQETLFRQSRQITRIVPSREDLVLSVLKSPINQQQQQQQQRQQRHPFQSHIHGHFNCQGHPNNKKCSHSGDNESLPRSKEQCSRHGEKRCGTAAAYAALQASEDELVAEQGLETEDTALKTPGSETEDTEDNGANAEEPPSPARGFTFLRRFRSPRFREAHHKRVPTPMKRKYRHKKSKEDIINDDVAGPEEEPPSPDQTGMPDPYYPIYLPIDQAFKAKYVFHHKRGKTFQERLYVFLEHPGGWLCFIYHFAVFMVVLVCLIFSVLSTIDQYSNFANETLFWMEICLVVFFGVEYLVRLWSAGCRSKYMGCCGRLRFIRKPICIIDLIVVVASMVVLSVGSNGQVFATSAIRGIRFLQILRMLHVDRQGGTWRLLGSVVFIHRQELITTLYIGFLGLIFSSYFVYLAEKDAVGPNGKTDFASYADALWWGVITVTTIGYGDTVPQTWMGKIVASCFSVFAISFFALPAGILGSGFALKVQQKQRQKHFNRQIPAAAMLIQCLWRCYAADKAINSVATWNIYIKDPAPAGQPSTPLGKYLMIQVAKKASVLKRRKSRNRMDVQQQQQSALPPVTISGGISAGAGTGQNDNQRLENEGDVVFYMEEPKVGTPNRARRDNRVFPVGRGSLFTSQTSSVTEATSDEIDIDIEEPQRVTTLTEAHRNAIRAIRKIKYFVARRKFQQARKPYDVRDVIEQYSQGHLNMMVRIKELQRRLDQTLGKPGSYLAGIDRAGNVKPMTIGARLYRVEQQLSVMDKKLDQLVYVLNAVAQKQQIPLRSIEDDV from the exons ATGCTGCACGCCGTTATGCTAGGTAGCGGTCCAGGACGGGGGAGACGCGAGTGGTATCCAGGCTTTTATCTGCAACGTCGTCGTCTTGGCTGTAGAATGAATCGCGGCGAGCAGGAGACTCTCTTCCGGCAGAGCCGGCAGATCACGCGGATCGTACCCTCGCGCGAGGATCTCGTACTGAGTGTCCTTAAATCGCCGATCAatcagcagcaacagcagcaacagcaacgGCAGCAACGGCATCCGTTTCAGTCGCACATCCACGGTCACTTTAACTGCCAAGGCCATCCAAATAATAAGAAGTGCAGTCATTCAG GTGACAACGAGAGTCTTCCACGAAGTAAGGAGCAATGCTCCAGGCACGGCGAGAAGCGGTGCGGCACCGCGGCCGCCTACGCCGCCCTTCAGGCCAGCGAGGACGAGCTCGTGGCTGAGCAAGGTCTCGAGACGGAGGACACCGCGCTGAAGACACCCGGCAGCGAGACCGAGGACACCGAGGACAACGGGGCGAATGCGGAAGAGCCGCCGTCGCCCGCGCGCGGCTTCACTTTCCTACGTCGCTTCCGGTCGCCGCGCTTTCGCGAAGCGCACCACAAGCGGGTGCCGACGCCCATGAAGCGGAAGTACCGGCACAAGAAGAGCAAGGAGGACATTATCAACGATGACGTGGCCGGGCCCGAGGAGGAACCGCCGAGTCCCGATCAAACCGGCATGCCCGATCCTTACTACCCGATCTATCTGCCAATCGATCAGGCTTTCAAGGCCAAGTACGTATTCCATCATAAAAGGGGCAAAACCTTCCAAGAGCGCCTTTACGTATTTCTCGAACATCCCGGTGGCTGGCTGTGCTTCATCTACCATTTCGCTGT GTTCATGGTGGTATTGGTGTGCCTCATATTTAGCGTTTTGTCAACGATAGACCAATACAGCAACTTCGCGAACGAAACCTTGTTTTGGATG gAAATATGTCTGGTAGTATTCTTCGGAGTTGAATATCTAGTCCGACTATGGAGCGCAGGCTGCAGATCAAAGTATATGGGCTGCTGTGGACGGCTGCGATTCATACGGAAACCGATTTGTATCATAG attTAATCGTTGTAGTAGCGTCCATGGTAGTCCTGTCGGTGGGAAGCAATGGTCAGGTATTCGCTACCTCTGCCATCAGAGGCATTCGATTTTTACAAATCCTGCGAATGCTTCATGTCGATCGTCAAGGTGGCACGTGGCGGCTTCTGGGCTCGGTGGTTTTCATACACCGTCAG gAGCTAATTACAACGCTGTACATTGGATTCCTGGGTCTGATTTTCAGCAGCTACTTCGTATACCTTGCCGAGAAAGATGCGGTCGGGCCCAACGGTAAAACCGACTTCGCGAGTTACGCCGATGCGCTTTGGTGGGGCGTG ATCACGGTAACGACGATAGGTTACGGTGATACAGTCCCGCAAACGTGGATGGGAAAAATAGTGGCCTCGTGTTTCAGCGTGTTCGCCATATCCTTTTTTGCACTTCCAGCT ggAATTCTAGGTTCTGGCTTCGCGCTGAAGGTACAACAGAAGCAACGGCAGAAGCATTTTAATCGGCAAATACCAGCTGCCGCGATGTTGATACAATGTCTGTGGAGGTGCTACGCCGCCGATAAGGCCATCAACAGCGTCGCTACGTGGAATATCTACATCAAAGACCCGGCACCGGCAGGTCAACCCTCGACACCTCTGGGCAAG TATCTGATGATCCAGGTGGCAAAGAAGGCGAGTGTCCTGAAGAGGCGGAAGTCGCGTAACCGGATGGACGtccagcagcagcagcaatcAGCCTTGCCGCCGGTCACGATATCGGGCGGCATATCGGCCGGTGCTGGAACCGGCCAAAACGACAATCAACGTCTCGAGAACGAAGGGGACGTGGTGTTTTACATGGAGGAGCCTAAAGTGGGCACGCCGAACCGAGCCAGACGCGACAATCG CGTGTTTCCGGTTGGCAGGGGAAGTCTCTTCACCTCGCAGACCAGTTCGGTGACCGAAGCCACCAGTGACGAAATTGACATCGACATCGAGGAACCGCAAAGGGTAACCAC GTTGACAGAGGCGCACCGGAATGCCATTCGGGCGATTAGGAAGATCAAGTACTTCGTGGCCCGCAGAAAGTTTCAACAGGCACGGAAACCGTACGACGTCCGTGACGTTATCGAACAATACAGCCAAGGCCATCTAAATATGATGGTGCGGATTAAG GAGTTGCAGAGGAGATTAGATCAGACCCTGGGTAAACCGGGGAGCTACCTGGCGGGAATCGACCGGGCAGGCAACGTGAAACCCATGACGATTGGCGCGCGTTTATACCGAGTGGAGCAGCAG CTGTCGGTGATGGACAAGAAGCTGGACCAGTTGGTGTACGTGTTAAATGCGGTAGCGCAGAAGCAGCAGATACCTCTGCGAAGTATAGAAGACGACGTGTAA
- the Kcnq gene encoding potassium voltage-gated channel subfamily KQT member 1 isoform X1 yields MLHAVMLGSGPGRGRREWYPGFYLQRRRLGCRMNRGEQETLFRQSRQITRIVPSREDLVLSVLKSPINQQQQQQQQRQQRHPFQSHIHGHFNCQGHPNNKKCSHSGDNESLPRSKEQCSRHGEKRCGTAAAYAALQASEDELVAEQGLETEDTALKTPGSETEDTEDNGANAEEPPSPARGFTFLRRFRSPRFREAHHKRVPTPMKRKYRHKKSKEDIINDDVAGPEEEPPSPDQTGMPDPYYPIYLPIDQAFKAKYVFHHKRGKTFQERLYVFLEHPGGWLCFIYHFAVFMVVLVCLIFSVLSTIDQYSNFANETLFWMEICLVVFFGVEYLVRLWSAGCRSKYMGCCGRLRFIRKPICIIDLIVVVASMVVLSVGSNGQVFATSAIRGIRFLQILRMLHVDRQGGTWRLLGSVVFIHRQELITTLYIGFLGLIFSSYFVYLAEKDAVGPNGKTDFASYADALWWGVITVTTIGYGDTVPQTWMGKIVASCFSVFAISFFALPAGILGSGFALKVQQKQRQKHFNRQIPAAAMLIQCLWRCYAADKAINSVATWNIYIKDPAPAGQPSTPLGKLICVKKMYLMIQVAKKASVLKRRKSRNRMDVQQQQQSALPPVTISGGISAGAGTGQNDNQRLENEGDVVFYMEEPKVGTPNRARRDNRVFPVGRGSLFTSQTSSVTEATSDEIDIDIEEPQRVTTLTEAHRNAIRAIRKIKYFVARRKFQQARKPYDVRDVIEQYSQGHLNMMVRIKELQRRLDQTLGKPGSYLAGIDRAGNVKPMTIGARLYRVEQQLSVMDKKLDQLVYVLNAVAQKQQIPLRSIEDDV; encoded by the exons ATGCTGCACGCCGTTATGCTAGGTAGCGGTCCAGGACGGGGGAGACGCGAGTGGTATCCAGGCTTTTATCTGCAACGTCGTCGTCTTGGCTGTAGAATGAATCGCGGCGAGCAGGAGACTCTCTTCCGGCAGAGCCGGCAGATCACGCGGATCGTACCCTCGCGCGAGGATCTCGTACTGAGTGTCCTTAAATCGCCGATCAatcagcagcaacagcagcaacagcaacgGCAGCAACGGCATCCGTTTCAGTCGCACATCCACGGTCACTTTAACTGCCAAGGCCATCCAAATAATAAGAAGTGCAGTCATTCAG GTGACAACGAGAGTCTTCCACGAAGTAAGGAGCAATGCTCCAGGCACGGCGAGAAGCGGTGCGGCACCGCGGCCGCCTACGCCGCCCTTCAGGCCAGCGAGGACGAGCTCGTGGCTGAGCAAGGTCTCGAGACGGAGGACACCGCGCTGAAGACACCCGGCAGCGAGACCGAGGACACCGAGGACAACGGGGCGAATGCGGAAGAGCCGCCGTCGCCCGCGCGCGGCTTCACTTTCCTACGTCGCTTCCGGTCGCCGCGCTTTCGCGAAGCGCACCACAAGCGGGTGCCGACGCCCATGAAGCGGAAGTACCGGCACAAGAAGAGCAAGGAGGACATTATCAACGATGACGTGGCCGGGCCCGAGGAGGAACCGCCGAGTCCCGATCAAACCGGCATGCCCGATCCTTACTACCCGATCTATCTGCCAATCGATCAGGCTTTCAAGGCCAAGTACGTATTCCATCATAAAAGGGGCAAAACCTTCCAAGAGCGCCTTTACGTATTTCTCGAACATCCCGGTGGCTGGCTGTGCTTCATCTACCATTTCGCTGT GTTCATGGTGGTATTGGTGTGCCTCATATTTAGCGTTTTGTCAACGATAGACCAATACAGCAACTTCGCGAACGAAACCTTGTTTTGGATG gAAATATGTCTGGTAGTATTCTTCGGAGTTGAATATCTAGTCCGACTATGGAGCGCAGGCTGCAGATCAAAGTATATGGGCTGCTGTGGACGGCTGCGATTCATACGGAAACCGATTTGTATCATAG attTAATCGTTGTAGTAGCGTCCATGGTAGTCCTGTCGGTGGGAAGCAATGGTCAGGTATTCGCTACCTCTGCCATCAGAGGCATTCGATTTTTACAAATCCTGCGAATGCTTCATGTCGATCGTCAAGGTGGCACGTGGCGGCTTCTGGGCTCGGTGGTTTTCATACACCGTCAG gAGCTAATTACAACGCTGTACATTGGATTCCTGGGTCTGATTTTCAGCAGCTACTTCGTATACCTTGCCGAGAAAGATGCGGTCGGGCCCAACGGTAAAACCGACTTCGCGAGTTACGCCGATGCGCTTTGGTGGGGCGTG ATCACGGTAACGACGATAGGTTACGGTGATACAGTCCCGCAAACGTGGATGGGAAAAATAGTGGCCTCGTGTTTCAGCGTGTTCGCCATATCCTTTTTTGCACTTCCAGCT ggAATTCTAGGTTCTGGCTTCGCGCTGAAGGTACAACAGAAGCAACGGCAGAAGCATTTTAATCGGCAAATACCAGCTGCCGCGATGTTGATACAATGTCTGTGGAGGTGCTACGCCGCCGATAAGGCCATCAACAGCGTCGCTACGTGGAATATCTACATCAAAGACCCGGCACCGGCAGGTCAACCCTCGACACCTCTGGGCAAG ttGATTTGTGTAAAGAAGATG TATCTGATGATCCAGGTGGCAAAGAAGGCGAGTGTCCTGAAGAGGCGGAAGTCGCGTAACCGGATGGACGtccagcagcagcagcaatcAGCCTTGCCGCCGGTCACGATATCGGGCGGCATATCGGCCGGTGCTGGAACCGGCCAAAACGACAATCAACGTCTCGAGAACGAAGGGGACGTGGTGTTTTACATGGAGGAGCCTAAAGTGGGCACGCCGAACCGAGCCAGACGCGACAATCG CGTGTTTCCGGTTGGCAGGGGAAGTCTCTTCACCTCGCAGACCAGTTCGGTGACCGAAGCCACCAGTGACGAAATTGACATCGACATCGAGGAACCGCAAAGGGTAACCAC GTTGACAGAGGCGCACCGGAATGCCATTCGGGCGATTAGGAAGATCAAGTACTTCGTGGCCCGCAGAAAGTTTCAACAGGCACGGAAACCGTACGACGTCCGTGACGTTATCGAACAATACAGCCAAGGCCATCTAAATATGATGGTGCGGATTAAG GAGTTGCAGAGGAGATTAGATCAGACCCTGGGTAAACCGGGGAGCTACCTGGCGGGAATCGACCGGGCAGGCAACGTGAAACCCATGACGATTGGCGCGCGTTTATACCGAGTGGAGCAGCAG CTGTCGGTGATGGACAAGAAGCTGGACCAGTTGGTGTACGTGTTAAATGCGGTAGCGCAGAAGCAGCAGATACCTCTGCGAAGTATAGAAGACGACGTGTAA
- the Kcnq gene encoding potassium voltage-gated channel subfamily KQT member 1 isoform X5, with translation MLHAVMLGSGPGRGRREWYPGFYLQRRRLGCRMNRGEQETLFRQSRQITRIVPSREDLVLSVLKSPINQQQQQQQQRQQRHPFQSHIHGHFNCQGHPNNKKCSHSGDNESLPRSKEQCSRHGEKRCGTAAAYAALQASEDELVAEQGLETEDTALKTPGSETEDTEDNGANAEEPPSPARGFTFLRRFRSPRFREAHHKRVPTPMKRKYRHKKSKEDIINDDVAGPEEEPPSPDQTGMPDPYYPIYLPIDQAFKAKYVFHHKRGKTFQERLYVFLEHPGGWLCFIYHFAVFMVVLVCLIFSVLSTIDQYSNFANETLFWMEICLVVFFGVEYLVRLWSAGCRSKYMGCCGRLRFIRKPICIIDLIVVVASMVVLSVGSNGQVFATSAIRGIRFLQILRMLHVDRQGGTWRLLGSVVFIHRQELITTLYIGFLGLIFSSYFVYLAEKDAVGPNGKTDFASYADALWWGVITVTTIGYGDTVPQTWMGKIVASCFSVFAISFFALPAGILGSGFALKVQQKQRQKHFNRQIPAAAMLIQCLWRCYAADKAINSVATWNIYIKDPAPAGQPSTPLGKVAKKASVLKRRKSRNRMDVQQQQQSALPPVTISGGISAGAGTGQNDNQRLENEGDVVFYMEEPKVGTPNRARRDNRVFPVGRGSLFTSQTSSVTEATSDEIDIDIEEPQRVTTLTEAHRNAIRAIRKIKYFVARRKFQQARKPYDVRDVIEQYSQGHLNMMVRIKELQRRLDQTLGKPGSYLAGIDRAGNVKPMTIGARLYRVEQQLSVMDKKLDQLVYVLNAVAQKQQIPLRSIEDDV, from the exons ATGCTGCACGCCGTTATGCTAGGTAGCGGTCCAGGACGGGGGAGACGCGAGTGGTATCCAGGCTTTTATCTGCAACGTCGTCGTCTTGGCTGTAGAATGAATCGCGGCGAGCAGGAGACTCTCTTCCGGCAGAGCCGGCAGATCACGCGGATCGTACCCTCGCGCGAGGATCTCGTACTGAGTGTCCTTAAATCGCCGATCAatcagcagcaacagcagcaacagcaacgGCAGCAACGGCATCCGTTTCAGTCGCACATCCACGGTCACTTTAACTGCCAAGGCCATCCAAATAATAAGAAGTGCAGTCATTCAG GTGACAACGAGAGTCTTCCACGAAGTAAGGAGCAATGCTCCAGGCACGGCGAGAAGCGGTGCGGCACCGCGGCCGCCTACGCCGCCCTTCAGGCCAGCGAGGACGAGCTCGTGGCTGAGCAAGGTCTCGAGACGGAGGACACCGCGCTGAAGACACCCGGCAGCGAGACCGAGGACACCGAGGACAACGGGGCGAATGCGGAAGAGCCGCCGTCGCCCGCGCGCGGCTTCACTTTCCTACGTCGCTTCCGGTCGCCGCGCTTTCGCGAAGCGCACCACAAGCGGGTGCCGACGCCCATGAAGCGGAAGTACCGGCACAAGAAGAGCAAGGAGGACATTATCAACGATGACGTGGCCGGGCCCGAGGAGGAACCGCCGAGTCCCGATCAAACCGGCATGCCCGATCCTTACTACCCGATCTATCTGCCAATCGATCAGGCTTTCAAGGCCAAGTACGTATTCCATCATAAAAGGGGCAAAACCTTCCAAGAGCGCCTTTACGTATTTCTCGAACATCCCGGTGGCTGGCTGTGCTTCATCTACCATTTCGCTGT GTTCATGGTGGTATTGGTGTGCCTCATATTTAGCGTTTTGTCAACGATAGACCAATACAGCAACTTCGCGAACGAAACCTTGTTTTGGATG gAAATATGTCTGGTAGTATTCTTCGGAGTTGAATATCTAGTCCGACTATGGAGCGCAGGCTGCAGATCAAAGTATATGGGCTGCTGTGGACGGCTGCGATTCATACGGAAACCGATTTGTATCATAG attTAATCGTTGTAGTAGCGTCCATGGTAGTCCTGTCGGTGGGAAGCAATGGTCAGGTATTCGCTACCTCTGCCATCAGAGGCATTCGATTTTTACAAATCCTGCGAATGCTTCATGTCGATCGTCAAGGTGGCACGTGGCGGCTTCTGGGCTCGGTGGTTTTCATACACCGTCAG gAGCTAATTACAACGCTGTACATTGGATTCCTGGGTCTGATTTTCAGCAGCTACTTCGTATACCTTGCCGAGAAAGATGCGGTCGGGCCCAACGGTAAAACCGACTTCGCGAGTTACGCCGATGCGCTTTGGTGGGGCGTG ATCACGGTAACGACGATAGGTTACGGTGATACAGTCCCGCAAACGTGGATGGGAAAAATAGTGGCCTCGTGTTTCAGCGTGTTCGCCATATCCTTTTTTGCACTTCCAGCT ggAATTCTAGGTTCTGGCTTCGCGCTGAAGGTACAACAGAAGCAACGGCAGAAGCATTTTAATCGGCAAATACCAGCTGCCGCGATGTTGATACAATGTCTGTGGAGGTGCTACGCCGCCGATAAGGCCATCAACAGCGTCGCTACGTGGAATATCTACATCAAAGACCCGGCACCGGCAGGTCAACCCTCGACACCTCTGGGCAAG GTGGCAAAGAAGGCGAGTGTCCTGAAGAGGCGGAAGTCGCGTAACCGGATGGACGtccagcagcagcagcaatcAGCCTTGCCGCCGGTCACGATATCGGGCGGCATATCGGCCGGTGCTGGAACCGGCCAAAACGACAATCAACGTCTCGAGAACGAAGGGGACGTGGTGTTTTACATGGAGGAGCCTAAAGTGGGCACGCCGAACCGAGCCAGACGCGACAATCG CGTGTTTCCGGTTGGCAGGGGAAGTCTCTTCACCTCGCAGACCAGTTCGGTGACCGAAGCCACCAGTGACGAAATTGACATCGACATCGAGGAACCGCAAAGGGTAACCAC GTTGACAGAGGCGCACCGGAATGCCATTCGGGCGATTAGGAAGATCAAGTACTTCGTGGCCCGCAGAAAGTTTCAACAGGCACGGAAACCGTACGACGTCCGTGACGTTATCGAACAATACAGCCAAGGCCATCTAAATATGATGGTGCGGATTAAG GAGTTGCAGAGGAGATTAGATCAGACCCTGGGTAAACCGGGGAGCTACCTGGCGGGAATCGACCGGGCAGGCAACGTGAAACCCATGACGATTGGCGCGCGTTTATACCGAGTGGAGCAGCAG CTGTCGGTGATGGACAAGAAGCTGGACCAGTTGGTGTACGTGTTAAATGCGGTAGCGCAGAAGCAGCAGATACCTCTGCGAAGTATAGAAGACGACGTGTAA
- the Kcnq gene encoding potassium voltage-gated channel subfamily KQT member 1 isoform X2, giving the protein MLHAVMLGSGPGRGRREWYPGFYLQRRRLGCRMNRGEQETLFRQSRQITRIVPSREDLVLSVLKSPINQQQQQQQQRQQRHPFQSHIHGHFNCQGHPNNKKCSHSGDNESLPRSKEQCSRHGEKRCGTAAAYAALQASEDELVAEQGLETEDTALKTPGSETEDTEDNGANAEEPPSPARGFTFLRRFRSPRFREAHHKRVPTPMKRKYRHKKSKEDIINDDVAGPEEEPPSPDQTGMPDPYYPIYLPIDQAFKAKYVFHHKRGKTFQERLYVFLEHPGGWLCFIYHFAVFMVVLVCLIFSVLSTIDQYSNFANETLFWMEICLVVFFGVEYLVRLWSAGCRSKYMGCCGRLRFIRKPICIIDLIVVVASMVVLSVGSNGQVFATSAIRGIRFLQILRMLHVDRQGGTWRLLGSVVFIHRQELITTLYIGFLGLIFSSYFVYLAEKDAVGPNGKTDFASYADALWWGVITVTTIGYGDTVPQTWMGKIVASCFSVFAISFFALPAGILGSGFALKVQQKQRQKHFNRQIPAAAMLIQCLWRCYAADKAINSVATWNIYIKDPAPAGQPSTPLGKLICVKKMVAKKASVLKRRKSRNRMDVQQQQQSALPPVTISGGISAGAGTGQNDNQRLENEGDVVFYMEEPKVGTPNRARRDNRVFPVGRGSLFTSQTSSVTEATSDEIDIDIEEPQRVTTLTEAHRNAIRAIRKIKYFVARRKFQQARKPYDVRDVIEQYSQGHLNMMVRIKELQRRLDQTLGKPGSYLAGIDRAGNVKPMTIGARLYRVEQQLSVMDKKLDQLVYVLNAVAQKQQIPLRSIEDDV; this is encoded by the exons ATGCTGCACGCCGTTATGCTAGGTAGCGGTCCAGGACGGGGGAGACGCGAGTGGTATCCAGGCTTTTATCTGCAACGTCGTCGTCTTGGCTGTAGAATGAATCGCGGCGAGCAGGAGACTCTCTTCCGGCAGAGCCGGCAGATCACGCGGATCGTACCCTCGCGCGAGGATCTCGTACTGAGTGTCCTTAAATCGCCGATCAatcagcagcaacagcagcaacagcaacgGCAGCAACGGCATCCGTTTCAGTCGCACATCCACGGTCACTTTAACTGCCAAGGCCATCCAAATAATAAGAAGTGCAGTCATTCAG GTGACAACGAGAGTCTTCCACGAAGTAAGGAGCAATGCTCCAGGCACGGCGAGAAGCGGTGCGGCACCGCGGCCGCCTACGCCGCCCTTCAGGCCAGCGAGGACGAGCTCGTGGCTGAGCAAGGTCTCGAGACGGAGGACACCGCGCTGAAGACACCCGGCAGCGAGACCGAGGACACCGAGGACAACGGGGCGAATGCGGAAGAGCCGCCGTCGCCCGCGCGCGGCTTCACTTTCCTACGTCGCTTCCGGTCGCCGCGCTTTCGCGAAGCGCACCACAAGCGGGTGCCGACGCCCATGAAGCGGAAGTACCGGCACAAGAAGAGCAAGGAGGACATTATCAACGATGACGTGGCCGGGCCCGAGGAGGAACCGCCGAGTCCCGATCAAACCGGCATGCCCGATCCTTACTACCCGATCTATCTGCCAATCGATCAGGCTTTCAAGGCCAAGTACGTATTCCATCATAAAAGGGGCAAAACCTTCCAAGAGCGCCTTTACGTATTTCTCGAACATCCCGGTGGCTGGCTGTGCTTCATCTACCATTTCGCTGT GTTCATGGTGGTATTGGTGTGCCTCATATTTAGCGTTTTGTCAACGATAGACCAATACAGCAACTTCGCGAACGAAACCTTGTTTTGGATG gAAATATGTCTGGTAGTATTCTTCGGAGTTGAATATCTAGTCCGACTATGGAGCGCAGGCTGCAGATCAAAGTATATGGGCTGCTGTGGACGGCTGCGATTCATACGGAAACCGATTTGTATCATAG attTAATCGTTGTAGTAGCGTCCATGGTAGTCCTGTCGGTGGGAAGCAATGGTCAGGTATTCGCTACCTCTGCCATCAGAGGCATTCGATTTTTACAAATCCTGCGAATGCTTCATGTCGATCGTCAAGGTGGCACGTGGCGGCTTCTGGGCTCGGTGGTTTTCATACACCGTCAG gAGCTAATTACAACGCTGTACATTGGATTCCTGGGTCTGATTTTCAGCAGCTACTTCGTATACCTTGCCGAGAAAGATGCGGTCGGGCCCAACGGTAAAACCGACTTCGCGAGTTACGCCGATGCGCTTTGGTGGGGCGTG ATCACGGTAACGACGATAGGTTACGGTGATACAGTCCCGCAAACGTGGATGGGAAAAATAGTGGCCTCGTGTTTCAGCGTGTTCGCCATATCCTTTTTTGCACTTCCAGCT ggAATTCTAGGTTCTGGCTTCGCGCTGAAGGTACAACAGAAGCAACGGCAGAAGCATTTTAATCGGCAAATACCAGCTGCCGCGATGTTGATACAATGTCTGTGGAGGTGCTACGCCGCCGATAAGGCCATCAACAGCGTCGCTACGTGGAATATCTACATCAAAGACCCGGCACCGGCAGGTCAACCCTCGACACCTCTGGGCAAG ttGATTTGTGTAAAGAAGATG GTGGCAAAGAAGGCGAGTGTCCTGAAGAGGCGGAAGTCGCGTAACCGGATGGACGtccagcagcagcagcaatcAGCCTTGCCGCCGGTCACGATATCGGGCGGCATATCGGCCGGTGCTGGAACCGGCCAAAACGACAATCAACGTCTCGAGAACGAAGGGGACGTGGTGTTTTACATGGAGGAGCCTAAAGTGGGCACGCCGAACCGAGCCAGACGCGACAATCG CGTGTTTCCGGTTGGCAGGGGAAGTCTCTTCACCTCGCAGACCAGTTCGGTGACCGAAGCCACCAGTGACGAAATTGACATCGACATCGAGGAACCGCAAAGGGTAACCAC GTTGACAGAGGCGCACCGGAATGCCATTCGGGCGATTAGGAAGATCAAGTACTTCGTGGCCCGCAGAAAGTTTCAACAGGCACGGAAACCGTACGACGTCCGTGACGTTATCGAACAATACAGCCAAGGCCATCTAAATATGATGGTGCGGATTAAG GAGTTGCAGAGGAGATTAGATCAGACCCTGGGTAAACCGGGGAGCTACCTGGCGGGAATCGACCGGGCAGGCAACGTGAAACCCATGACGATTGGCGCGCGTTTATACCGAGTGGAGCAGCAG CTGTCGGTGATGGACAAGAAGCTGGACCAGTTGGTGTACGTGTTAAATGCGGTAGCGCAGAAGCAGCAGATACCTCTGCGAAGTATAGAAGACGACGTGTAA